In one Fodinicola acaciae genomic region, the following are encoded:
- a CDS encoding YebC/PmpR family DNA-binding transcriptional regulator, with protein MSGHSKWATTKHKKAVIDAKRGKMFAKLIKNIEVAARTGGGDPAGNPTLYDAIQKAKKSSVPNDNIDRAVKRGSGQEAGGAEYQSITYEGYGPSGVAVMVECLTDNRNRAASEVRVAMTRNGGTMADPGSVAYLFTRKGVVIVPASGLTEDDVLMAVLDAGAEEVNDLGESFEVISEPTDLVKVRTALQDAGIDYDSAEASFVPSTNVELDADTAPKVFRLVEALEDLDDVQTVYANFDVSDEVMAAVG; from the coding sequence ATGTCCGGCCACTCCAAGTGGGCGACCACGAAGCACAAAAAGGCCGTCATCGACGCCAAGCGCGGCAAGATGTTCGCCAAGCTGATCAAGAACATCGAGGTCGCGGCGCGCACCGGCGGCGGAGACCCGGCCGGCAACCCGACGCTGTATGACGCCATCCAGAAGGCGAAGAAGAGCTCGGTCCCCAACGACAACATCGACCGCGCGGTCAAGCGCGGGTCCGGCCAGGAGGCCGGCGGCGCCGAATACCAGAGCATCACGTATGAGGGCTACGGTCCGTCCGGTGTCGCGGTGATGGTCGAGTGCCTGACCGACAACCGCAACCGTGCCGCGAGCGAGGTGCGGGTCGCGATGACCCGTAACGGCGGCACCATGGCCGACCCCGGTTCGGTGGCATACCTGTTCACCCGCAAAGGCGTGGTGATCGTGCCGGCCAGTGGGCTCACCGAGGACGACGTGCTGATGGCGGTGCTGGACGCCGGCGCCGAGGAAGTCAACGACCTCGGCGAGTCCTTCGAGGTGATCAGCGAGCCGACCGACCTGGTCAAGGTGCGGACGGCACTGCAGGATGCCGGCATCGACTACGACTCGGCCGAGGCGAGCTTCGTGCCGAGCACCAACGTCGAGCTCGACGCGGACACCGCGCCGAAGGTGTTCCGGCTGGTCGAGGCGCTGGAGGACCTCGACGACGTGCAGACCGTCTACGCCAACTTCGACGTGTCCGACGAGGTCATGGCGGCGGTTGGTTAG
- the pdxT gene encoding pyridoxal 5'-phosphate synthase glutaminase subunit PdxT: MSTRPAVGILALQGDVREHAAALAEAGADPVTVRRAGELDGVDGLLIPGGESTTISRLARIFDLTEPIRKRIAAGMPAYGSCAGMIMLADTVLDGRADQESFGGVDMVVRRNAFGRQVDSFSADVPVVGLGEQPVHAVFIRAPWVESVGPGVQVLAQVSGGPADGRIVAVRQGSLLATSFHPELTGDRRVHALFVDMVRQQT; encoded by the coding sequence GTGAGTACGCGACCCGCGGTCGGCATTCTCGCGCTGCAGGGAGACGTACGCGAGCACGCGGCGGCGCTGGCCGAGGCCGGCGCCGACCCGGTGACCGTACGCCGCGCCGGCGAGCTGGACGGTGTCGACGGCCTGCTGATCCCCGGCGGGGAGTCGACCACGATCTCCCGGCTGGCGCGGATTTTCGACCTCACCGAGCCGATCCGCAAGCGGATCGCCGCTGGCATGCCGGCGTACGGTTCCTGCGCCGGGATGATCATGCTGGCCGACACCGTCCTGGACGGTCGTGCCGACCAGGAGAGCTTCGGCGGCGTGGACATGGTCGTACGCCGTAACGCCTTCGGCCGGCAGGTCGACTCGTTCTCCGCGGACGTGCCGGTCGTAGGATTGGGGGAGCAGCCGGTGCACGCCGTCTTCATCCGCGCGCCGTGGGTGGAGTCGGTCGGTCCGGGTGTCCAGGTCCTCGCGCAGGTCAGCGGTGGACCGGCCGACGGTAGGATCGTCGCGGTCCGGCAGGGGTCCCTGCTGGCCACCAGCTTCCATCCGGAGCTGACCGGCGACCGGCGGGTCCACGCCCTGTTCGTGGACATGGTGAGACAGCAGACGTAG